TGTGAAGGCCGCACACCCCCGCCAGTCCGCCCGGTTTCCCCTCGTGCGGGTCGGCCAGGACGAGGTGGAAGTCGCGGATGGTCTCGGCGAGCAGCGCCCTGGAGCGCACCAGCATCAGCCCGCGCGCCGCCCAGTAGCCGATCAGCTCGTGGATGGCGTCGATGTCACTGAGCCGCGCCTTGCGGGTGGAGAGCGGCGCTCCCGGGTGCAGGTCGGGAACGGCGATGGAGTCGAGGGTGAGGAGGGTCATGGGTGACCCCCCTTCGCGGGACGCGGCGCCCGTGGGGTGAGGTCGCCCCGCCCCCACTTTCCCCCTACGCCTTGCTCGCCGCCCGGTCCAGCGGGCGCATCCAGGTCGTGCCGCCGGGACGCTCGCTGCGGGCGCGGTAGGCGCGGATCTGCGGGGCGTCGGGGAGTTCGCCCATCACCACGGCCAGCGGCACCTGCTGAAAGCCGAAGTTGCTCCAGTCGCCGCCCTTGCTGAACATGTAGATCGCCCGGTCGCCCCGGCCCTGGGCGTACTGCACCGCGCTCATGACGAGGCGGCGGCCCAGCCCGCTCCCCCGCGCGCTCGGCAGCACCGCCGCGCCGCGCAGCAGGGAGGCCCCGTCCCCGTGCTCCAGGCCGATGGCGCCCACCGGCTGGCCGCCCCGCGTGGCGATCCAGTACGTCGTGCCCTCGGCGAGCGCCGCCTCGGTTTCCAGCCCGGCTTCCTGCATCACGCGGGTGACGATCTCCTTGTCCTGGGGACCAGCGAGGCGAATCTGAATGTTCGGGTCGGTCATGGGAATGTCCTCCGGGGGGGGTCGCGCCGGGCTCACCCCCGCGGGCGTCCGGCACGGCTGAATTGTGCGTGCGCGCAGCATAGCGCAAGCCGCCCGGCAGGAGGGTCAGAGGTTGCTCAGGCACTGCGGGCCTCCCCGGCGGGCACATTCAGGGTCCGCTTCCAGGCCACCTCGTCCCTGATCCAGCCGCGCTGCTGCCCGCTGAGGACCTGGGGCGTGTGGGGCAGGGCCGCCGCGAGTTCCGCCACGGGCACCTCCTCGAAGCCGAAGGCCCGCCAGAACGGCCCGGCATCCGTGGAGAAGAGGTACACCGCGCGGTCCCCCCGCAGGGTGGCGTAGGTCAGGGCGGACTCCGCCAGCGCCCGGCCCAGGCCCTGCCCGC
The genomic region above belongs to Deinococcus aerius and contains:
- a CDS encoding GNAT family N-acetyltransferase encodes the protein MTDPNIQIRLAGPQDKEIVTRVMQEAGLETEAALAEGTTYWIATRGGQPVGAIGLEHGDGASLLRGAAVLPSARGSGLGRRLVMSAVQYAQGRGDRAIYMFSKGGDWSNFGFQQVPLAVVMGELPDAPQIRAYRARSERPGGTTWMRPLDRAASKA
- a CDS encoding GNAT family N-acetyltransferase, whose amino-acid sequence is MTLTDVHIHLRQATTEADLDTLRDLILAVGLSSERDTITVTLEGSTYWIAELDGVPGGCIGLEHGEGASLIRSTAVVPGARGQGLGRALAESALTYATLRGDRAVYLFSTDAGPFWRAFGFEEVPVAELAAALPHTPQVLSGQQRGWIRDEVAWKRTLNVPAGEARSA